In Musa acuminata AAA Group cultivar baxijiao chromosome BXJ3-9, Cavendish_Baxijiao_AAA, whole genome shotgun sequence, a single genomic region encodes these proteins:
- the LOC135649108 gene encoding uncharacterized protein LOC135649108: MGTSSRLGRCMKAPLRMLCRARDMYVRGLNAFADHMQHGAAMAYPAMASTNYSFPPARAIAGDDDDLRELIRAASLARARTLPRRAAPKPAVRKSQSMAIGRIDEDKPCLSFDDDVEVGSSLAFARRSRSCVAGAKRRARSFV; encoded by the coding sequence ATGGGCACGTCGAGCCGGCTCGGGCGCTGCATGAAGGCGCCGCTCCGAATGCTGTGCCGGGCGCGCGACATGTACGTGCGCGGCCTCAACGCCTTCGCTGACCACATGCAGCATGGTGCGGCGATGGCGTACCCGGCGATGGCATCGACAAACTACAGCTTCCCGCCGGCGAGGGCGATCGCGGGCGACGACGACGACCTCAGGGAGCTGATACGGGCTGCGTCGCTGGCCCGGGCCCGCACGTTGCCTCGTCGGGCGGCGCCGAAGCCGGCGGTGCGCAAGAGCCAAAGCATGGCCATCGGAAGGATCGACGAGGACAAGCCGTGTCTCAGCTTCGATGACGACGTCGAGGTCGGGTCGAGCTTGGCGTTCGCGAGGAGGAGCAGGAGCTGTGTAGCGGGAGCAAAGAGGAGGGCGAGGTCGTTTGTGTGA
- the LOC135650177 gene encoding fatty acid elongase 3-like, with protein MMMGNVGDGWNRGITYWLAEQPAIVGFRWSHVYAWGATWSFLVSSLAAYAALALALDLFLRLFRRSRPIPLGPLPALHSLAMALASAAIFLGLLISAAAEIRDARWWWRGRFRTTAFEWLLCFPLGTRPSGRVFFWSYAFYLSRFLHLLRTFLLILRRRRGALPSVFRHSALVCMSFLWLEFSQSFQVVAILSATLVHAVVFSYRFWVGVGLPAAARSGAILVLACQVALTGCNAVCHLGFLLLHFAKGGCNGIGAWVVNSVLNAALLLLFVDCYVKTVVRRKKGESLEDDNGSSHHFGGHHHHYQNKAEFFEAKKEQ; from the coding sequence ATGATGATGGGGAACGTCGGTGATGGCTGGAATCGGGGGATAACGTATTGGCTGGCGGAACAGCCGGCCATCGTGGGGTTCCGGTGGAGCCACGTTTACGCCTGGGGCGCCACCTGGTCCTTCCTCGTCTCCTCCCTCGCCGCATACGCCGCCCTAGCCCTCGCCCTCGACCTCTTCCTCCGCCTCTTCCGCCGGAGTCGGCCAATCCCCTTGGGGCCCCTTCCCGCCCTCCACTCCCTCGCCATGGCCCTGGCCTCCGCCGCCATCTTCCTCGGCCTCCTCATCTCCGCCGCTGCCGAGATCCGCGACGCCCGCTGGTGGTGGCGCGGCCGCTTCCGCACCACCGCGTTCGAATGGCTCCTCTGCTTCCCCCTCGGCACCCGCCCCTCCGGTCGCGTCTTCTTCTGGTCCTACGCCTTCTACCTCTCCcgcttcctccacctcctccgcaCCTTCCTCTtgatcctccgccgccgccgcggcgcCCTGCCCAGCGTCTTCCGCCACTCCGCCCTCGTCTGCATGTCCTTCCTCTGGCTCGAGTTCTCCCAGTCCTTCCAGGTCGTCGCCATCCTCTCCGCCACCCTCGTCCACGCTGTCGTCTTCAGCTACCGCTTTTGGGTCGGTGTCGGTCTCCCCGCGGCCGCCCGGAGCGGGGCGATCCTCGTGCTCGCCTGCCAGGTGGCGCTGACCGGCTGCAACGCGGTGTGCCACCTGGGGTTCCTCCTGCTCCACTTCGCCAAGGGCGGGTGCAACGGCATCGGCGCCTGGGTCGTCAACTCGGTTCTCAACGCCGCGCTGCTGCTCCTCTTCGTCGACTGCTACGTCAAGACGGTGGTCAGGAGAAAGAAAGGCGAAAGCTTGGAGGATGACAACGGCAGCAGCCACCATTTCGGTGGCCATCATCATCACTATCAGAACAAAGCTGAATTCTTTGAGgcgaagaaggagcaatga